One genomic segment of Bacteroides caccae includes these proteins:
- a CDS encoding RHS repeat domain-containing protein gives MYLLRKMILAGLLFSAGVNMFAQESAYAYDANGNLTKDLNKNIVDIQYNSLNLPSRIVFKNGDNISHVYSADGSKLRTVWVADGDTLTTDYCGNVIYENGVPVRLMTDVGYIALSDTSYHYFIKDHQGNVRVVADEHGNAEEVNDYYAFGGLMSTSSRQSVQPYKYNGKELETACGVNWYDYGARRYDPVLGRWNGVDPLCEDYYSENPYGYCGNNPVNYVDPNGLMKVLYNPDGTYKETTHNNWFHNTFMGRQEYIDYGDRKVHLSESEFWQWQRSGSYENVGPVTDFVSNLELTLNESAANFADGVAKYMVSSAYSSINSPKVWLTGRSWAGTYATPDERAGGFIDVATQRLPAVHLLKQLHPGSWYKFKYANRHIPPRSRRVVYDVEMRKFDERIRNPKTFENLNDGIDGIIYINKNRDNK, from the coding sequence ATGTATTTATTACGGAAAATGATATTGGCGGGTTTATTGTTCTCCGCCGGAGTGAATATGTTTGCGCAGGAGTCTGCCTATGCTTATGACGCAAACGGGAATCTGACAAAAGATTTAAATAAGAATATTGTTGATATTCAATATAATTCTTTAAATTTGCCTAGCCGGATAGTCTTTAAAAATGGCGACAACATTTCTCATGTTTACAGTGCTGACGGTAGTAAGCTGCGTACGGTGTGGGTTGCTGACGGAGATACGCTGACGACGGATTATTGCGGGAATGTGATCTATGAAAACGGGGTTCCGGTGCGGTTGATGACCGATGTTGGGTATATAGCTTTGTCGGATACGAGCTATCATTATTTCATCAAAGATCATCAGGGCAATGTGCGTGTCGTTGCGGATGAACATGGTAATGCGGAGGAAGTGAACGATTATTATGCTTTCGGCGGATTGATGTCGACAAGTTCCCGGCAGAGCGTCCAGCCGTATAAGTATAACGGAAAAGAACTGGAGACAGCGTGCGGGGTGAACTGGTATGATTATGGTGCGCGGCGGTATGATCCGGTGTTGGGAAGGTGGAATGGAGTGGATCCTCTGTGCGAAGACTATTATTCAGAGAACCCTTATGGATATTGTGGAAATAATCCGGTTAACTATGTTGATCCGAATGGTCTGATGAAAGTGCTCTATAATCCTGATGGTACTTATAAGGAAACTACACATAATAATTGGTTTCATAATACGTTTATGGGGCGGCAGGAATATATTGATTATGGTGATCGAAAAGTGCATCTTTCCGAATCTGAATTTTGGCAATGGCAGAGGAGTGGAAGTTATGAGAATGTAGGTCCGGTAACAGATTTTGTTAGTAATTTGGAGCTTACCCTGAATGAATCGGCAGCAAATTTTGCCGACGGAGTTGCCAAATATATGGTATCGTCAGCTTATTCATCTATCAATTCTCCGAAAGTATGGTTGACGGGACGTTCTTGGGCAGGAACTTATGCGACGCCCGATGAAAGAGCCGGCGGATTCATTGATGTGGCCACTCAAAGATTGCCCGCCGTTCACTTGTTGAAACAATTGCATCCCGGTTCATGGTATAAGTTTAAATATGCCAATCGGCATATTCCCCCAAGGAGTAGGCGTGTAGTTTACGATGTGGAAATGAGAAAATTTGATGAAAGGATTCGTAATCCGAAAACTTTTGAGAATTTGAATGATGGAATAGATGGTATAATATATATTAATAAGAATAGAGACAACAAATGA
- a CDS encoding DUF4373 domain-containing protein — MARIKKKGLDYFPLNTDFIHDRAVRRLMKREGDSALGILVEILSYIYAGEGYYVRADRLFYEDLSAGLYEKSADDVERIVRLAVEYGLFDAVLFERSCILTSVEIQRQYLFSTRRRSISHLEVGYCLLADDEPADNKDDAKGTPAVKSEKQGHGEGITRGDNVTFIPENVTSGTHSTAQHSVAQQSKEQPHFNSPLETAGEKAEGKKIGKEEISSGSSYGRDAPCSGKRKKWTQETIDGLLPPADGTSRNYAGLLDNLRSYGIPPSEQYAIILKSNFGAIGGAIWQGIATLRGSGGKIKLPGRYLLSVVNRRLEIDNY, encoded by the coding sequence ATGGCAAGAATAAAGAAAAAGGGATTGGATTATTTCCCGCTGAATACGGATTTTATTCACGACCGTGCCGTCCGCCGCCTGATGAAGCGTGAGGGTGACTCCGCGCTTGGCATTCTGGTGGAAATCCTGTCGTATATCTATGCGGGCGAGGGGTATTATGTCCGTGCGGACCGTTTGTTTTACGAAGACCTCTCGGCGGGTCTGTACGAGAAGAGCGCTGATGACGTGGAACGTATCGTCCGTCTGGCGGTGGAATACGGACTGTTCGACGCGGTTCTTTTTGAGCGTAGCTGCATCCTGACTTCCGTCGAAATACAACGGCAGTATCTTTTCAGTACCCGTCGCCGCAGCATTTCACATCTGGAAGTCGGGTATTGCCTGCTTGCAGATGATGAACCGGCTGATAATAAGGATGATGCAAAAGGAACGCCGGCTGTGAAAAGTGAAAAACAGGGGCATGGAGAAGGCATTACGAGGGGTGATAATGTAACATTTATCCCTGAAAATGTAACATCAGGTACACATAGCACAGCACAGCATAGCGTAGCACAGCAAAGCAAAGAACAACCCCACTTCAATTCTCCCCTGGAAACGGCAGGGGAGAAGGCGGAGGGGAAGAAGATTGGGAAGGAGGAGATTTCTTCCGGAAGTTCCTACGGGCGGGATGCTCCCTGTTCCGGGAAACGGAAAAAGTGGACGCAGGAGACTATCGACGGCCTTCTTCCGCCGGCTGACGGGACATCACGCAACTATGCGGGGCTGCTCGATAATCTCCGTAGCTACGGTATCCCGCCTTCAGAACAGTATGCAATTATCCTGAAAAGTAATTTCGGGGCTATCGGCGGTGCAATCTGGCAGGGGATTGCTACGTTGCGTGGCAGCGGGGGCAAGATAAAACTTCCCGGACGTTATCTTTTAAGTGTTGTAAATAGGAGGTTGGAAATTGATAATTATTGA
- a CDS encoding LexA family transcriptional regulator — MDTNLDVPGIIKRAKQALNLKRDSELAEFLGVSRATVTNWAARNSIDFRLLLDKLGNTVDYNWLLLGKGNPKHQSRFCESELAQGEVQIIHNPKTAEPVDDRSVTLYDITAAANLKTLFTNKHQYALGKIRIPNISACDGAVYVNGDSMYPILKSGDIIGYKEINSFESVIYGEIYLVSFMIDGDEYLAVKYANRSEKEGCIKLVSYNTHHEPMDIPFAAINAMAIVKFSIRRHMMM, encoded by the coding sequence ATGGATACAAATCTGGATGTACCCGGCATCATCAAACGTGCCAAGCAGGCATTAAACCTGAAGAGGGACAGCGAACTGGCTGAATTCCTGGGAGTTTCAAGAGCGACAGTCACCAACTGGGCTGCACGGAACAGTATAGATTTCCGCCTGCTGCTCGACAAATTAGGAAATACGGTAGACTACAACTGGCTATTGTTGGGAAAAGGCAACCCGAAACACCAGTCGAGATTTTGCGAAAGCGAACTGGCACAAGGGGAGGTGCAGATAATTCACAATCCCAAAACTGCCGAACCGGTTGACGACCGCAGCGTGACACTATACGACATCACGGCGGCGGCAAACCTGAAGACGCTGTTCACCAACAAGCACCAGTATGCCTTGGGGAAAATACGGATTCCGAACATATCCGCCTGCGACGGGGCGGTCTACGTCAACGGGGACAGTATGTACCCCATACTGAAATCGGGGGACATCATCGGATATAAGGAGATAAACAGCTTCGAGAGCGTTATTTACGGGGAAATATACCTGGTTTCGTTCATGATCGACGGAGACGAGTATCTGGCGGTGAAGTATGCCAACCGGTCCGAAAAGGAAGGATGCATCAAACTGGTGAGCTACAACACCCACCATGAGCCAATGGATATACCGTTTGCGGCGATCAATGCAATGGCAATAGTGAAGTTCTCTATACGCAGGCATATGATGATGTAA
- the metG gene encoding methionine--tRNA ligase produces MEKKFKRTTVTSALPYANGPVHIGHLAGVYVPADIYVRYLRLKKEDVLFIGGSDEHGVPITIRAKKEGITPQDVVDRYHTLIKKSFEEFGISFDVYSRTTSPTHHQLASDFFKTLYNKGEFIEKTSEQYYDEEAKTFLADRYITGECPHCHSEGAYGDQCEKCGTSLSPTDLINPKSAISGSKPVMKETKHWYLPLDKHEGWLRKWILEDHKEWRPNVYGQCKSWLDMGLQPRAVSRDLDWGIPVPVEGAEGKVLYVWFDAPIGYISNTKELLPDSWETWWKDPETRLIHFIGKDNIVFHCIVFPAMLKAEGSYILPDNVPSNEFLNLEGDKISTSRNWAVWLHEYLADFPGKQDVLRYVLTANAPETKDNDFTWKDFQARNNNELVAVYGNFVNRAMVLTQKYFDGCVPAQGELTDYDKETLKEFADVKAEVEKLLDVFKFRDAQKEAMNLARIGNKYLADTEPWKLAKTDMERVGTILNISLQLVANLAIAFDPFLPFSSEKLRKMLNMDTFEWSELGKDNLLPVGHQLNKPELLFEKIEDATIEAQVQKLLDTKKANEEASYKANPIRANIEFDDFTKLDIRVGTILECQKVPKADKLLQFKIDDGLETRTIVSGIAKHYKPEELVGKQVCFIANLAPRKLKGIVSEGMILSAENNDGSLAVIMPEREVKPGSEVK; encoded by the coding sequence ATGGAAAAGAAATTCAAAAGAACCACCGTCACATCGGCCCTGCCGTATGCGAACGGACCTGTCCACATCGGTCATTTGGCCGGTGTATACGTACCGGCAGATATCTATGTGCGCTATCTGCGGTTAAAGAAAGAAGATGTATTATTTATCGGCGGTTCGGACGAACACGGAGTGCCTATCACGATCCGCGCCAAAAAAGAAGGAATCACTCCGCAGGATGTGGTAGACCGTTACCATACGCTGATAAAGAAATCATTCGAAGAATTCGGCATCTCCTTCGATGTGTATAGCCGTACCACTTCACCGACGCACCACCAACTGGCTTCGGATTTCTTCAAAACATTATACAACAAGGGCGAGTTTATCGAAAAAACATCCGAACAATATTACGACGAGGAAGCAAAAACATTCCTTGCCGACCGTTATATCACCGGCGAATGTCCTCACTGCCACTCGGAAGGTGCCTATGGCGACCAATGCGAAAAGTGCGGTACTTCACTCTCACCGACAGACCTTATCAACCCGAAAAGCGCCATTAGCGGCAGCAAACCGGTGATGAAAGAAACCAAACACTGGTATCTCCCCCTCGACAAGCACGAAGGCTGGCTGCGCAAATGGATTCTGGAAGACCATAAAGAATGGCGCCCGAACGTGTACGGACAATGCAAAAGCTGGCTCGACATGGGGTTGCAACCACGCGCCGTAAGCCGTGACCTCGACTGGGGTATCCCTGTGCCCGTGGAAGGCGCAGAAGGAAAAGTGCTCTACGTTTGGTTCGACGCGCCTATCGGCTACATCTCCAACACGAAAGAACTTCTTCCGGACAGCTGGGAGACATGGTGGAAAGATCCCGAAACCCGTTTGATCCATTTTATCGGAAAAGACAATATCGTGTTCCACTGCATCGTATTCCCTGCCATGCTGAAAGCAGAAGGCAGCTATATCCTGCCGGACAACGTGCCCAGCAACGAATTCCTGAACCTCGAAGGAGACAAAATCTCCACTTCCCGCAACTGGGCTGTATGGTTGCACGAATATCTGGCCGATTTCCCCGGTAAACAGGACGTACTCCGCTATGTGTTGACTGCCAATGCACCGGAAACAAAAGACAACGACTTCACCTGGAAAGACTTTCAGGCCCGTAATAACAACGAACTGGTAGCCGTATACGGCAATTTTGTGAACCGTGCAATGGTGCTGACTCAGAAATACTTCGACGGATGCGTACCCGCACAAGGCGAGCTGACCGACTACGACAAAGAAACGCTGAAAGAATTTGCAGACGTAAAAGCCGAAGTAGAAAAGCTGCTCGACGTATTCAAATTCCGCGACGCACAGAAAGAAGCCATGAACCTGGCACGTATCGGAAACAAATACCTGGCCGACACCGAACCGTGGAAACTGGCGAAAACTGACATGGAACGTGTGGGAACAATCCTGAACATCTCCCTGCAACTGGTTGCCAATCTGGCGATCGCTTTTGACCCGTTCCTGCCGTTCAGCTCGGAAAAACTCCGCAAGATGTTGAACATGGACACCTTCGAATGGTCCGAACTAGGAAAAGACAACCTGCTCCCCGTCGGTCACCAGTTGAACAAGCCGGAACTGCTGTTCGAAAAGATCGAAGATGCCACAATAGAAGCACAGGTACAGAAGTTGCTTGACACGAAGAAAGCAAACGAAGAAGCCAGTTATAAGGCGAATCCGATTCGGGCAAACATCGAATTTGACGACTTCACGAAGTTGGATATCCGCGTAGGAACGATCCTCGAATGCCAGAAAGTACCGAAGGCAGACAAGTTGCTGCAATTCAAGATTGACGACGGTCTGGAAACGCGTACGATCGTGTCGGGCATTGCCAAGCATTACAAACCTGAAGAATTGGTAGGCAAACAAGTTTGTTTCATCGCCAACCTTGCCCCCCGCAAACTGAAAGGTATCGTCAGCGAAGGCATGATTCTGAGTGCCGAGAACAACGACGGCAGCCTGGCAGTCATTATGCCGGAACGGGAAGTGAAGCCGGGTAGTGAAGTGAAATAA
- a CDS encoding lipopolysaccharide biosynthesis protein, with the protein MSEEQSLKDKTAKGLFWGGFSNGIQQLLNLVFGIFIARLLTPSDYGMVGMLAIFSLIAGSIQESGFTAALVNKKELTHKDYNAVFWFNIITSLCLYLVLFLCAPLIAYFYKVPELTPLARYSFTGFFIASLGISHSAYLKRNLMVKQQAMSSVIGLTVSGIAGVTLAYLGFSYWGYATQSIVYVAVNTACYWHFTRWRPTLQFSLAPIKEMFGFSGKLLITNIFNHINNNLFSVILGKYYSKIEVGYYNQSNKWCGMGQQFILGMINGVAQPVLAKISEDTDRQQRVFRKMLRFTAFISFPAMLGLGIIAEELIVISITDKWYSSVSIMQILCISGAFVPIANLYQQLIISKGKSRIFMWNIIILGMLLLTGVLLVHSYGIYAMLAMYVSTNILWLLRWHHFVQLEIGLKLRHALADILPYAIIAASVMAVTYYTARPIENIYVRLASKILLAMALYAAAMWASRSVTFKETIHYFIKKKSA; encoded by the coding sequence ATGAGCGAGGAACAATCACTAAAGGACAAAACAGCCAAAGGATTATTCTGGGGAGGGTTCAGCAACGGTATACAACAGTTGCTGAATCTCGTTTTCGGAATATTTATCGCCCGGCTGCTCACCCCGTCGGATTATGGAATGGTGGGGATGTTAGCGATTTTCTCCCTCATAGCCGGCTCGATACAGGAGAGTGGCTTCACGGCCGCTCTTGTCAACAAGAAAGAGTTGACACACAAAGATTACAATGCTGTATTCTGGTTTAATATCATAACCAGCCTGTGCCTGTATCTGGTGTTGTTCTTGTGCGCGCCACTCATAGCCTATTTCTACAAGGTACCCGAACTGACGCCGTTGGCACGTTATTCTTTTACAGGCTTTTTCATCGCCAGTCTGGGAATCTCACACAGTGCTTATCTAAAACGGAATCTAATGGTCAAGCAGCAGGCCATGTCCTCGGTGATCGGACTGACCGTATCCGGCATTGCGGGGGTCACGCTGGCTTATCTCGGCTTTTCCTACTGGGGATATGCCACGCAAAGCATTGTCTACGTAGCTGTCAACACTGCCTGTTACTGGCATTTCACCCGTTGGCGGCCTACGCTTCAATTCAGCCTCGCGCCCATAAAAGAAATGTTCGGATTCAGTGGTAAACTGTTAATTACCAACATATTCAATCACATCAACAACAATCTCTTCTCCGTCATATTGGGTAAGTACTACTCCAAGATAGAAGTGGGCTATTACAACCAGTCCAACAAATGGTGCGGCATGGGACAACAATTCATACTGGGCATGATAAACGGAGTGGCACAACCGGTACTTGCGAAAATATCGGAAGATACCGACCGACAGCAACGGGTATTCCGCAAGATGTTGCGTTTCACCGCCTTCATCTCATTTCCCGCCATGCTGGGACTGGGAATCATTGCGGAAGAATTAATCGTTATCTCCATTACCGACAAATGGTACTCCAGCGTATCTATCATGCAGATATTATGTATCAGCGGAGCTTTTGTCCCCATTGCCAACCTTTACCAGCAACTTATCATCAGCAAAGGAAAGTCACGCATCTTTATGTGGAACATCATAATCCTCGGCATGCTCCTGCTCACAGGCGTTCTTCTGGTACATTCTTACGGAATATATGCCATGCTTGCCATGTATGTCTCGACCAATATACTATGGCTACTGAGGTGGCATCACTTCGTGCAGCTTGAAATCGGGTTGAAACTACGCCACGCACTGGCCGATATTCTTCCCTACGCCATCATAGCAGCCTCCGTCATGGCAGTTACCTACTACACCGCCCGCCCTATCGAAAACATCTATGTTCGCCTGGCAAGCAAGATTCTACTGGCAATGGCACTTTATGCAGCAGCCATGTGGGCGAGCCGTTCGGTAACTTTCAAGGAAACCATACACTATTTTATCAAAAAGAAAAGCGCATGA
- a CDS encoding glycosyltransferase family 2 protein, producing MKLLALVTLYYPPAHITDNLLTYAEDVDGLFVWDNTPGGSNYQFPESISHKIVRLRQGENTGIGKALNAAAMFALDNGYTYLLTMDQDSAFTASTFKDYIRIINNDKDSSHFAYIPLINASGTDSNAPLKEAQGMIISGSIFPLKTIQKVGLYLDKFVMDAIDTEYFLRIRRHTGKVMLVPAANLKHELGHPLRKQILIWHPMSLNYSPVRTYYIARNFLYLNKQYAEFKRPELLWKLIWERPFYILFMEENKWEKLKALARGIWQGWRKDLNHDCYFKKLNPNPKHHERE from the coding sequence ATGAAACTACTCGCTCTCGTCACACTCTATTATCCACCCGCACACATCACCGACAACCTTCTTACTTATGCAGAAGATGTGGACGGATTGTTTGTCTGGGACAACACCCCCGGAGGCAGTAATTATCAATTTCCGGAATCTATCTCCCACAAAATAGTCAGGTTACGCCAAGGGGAAAACACCGGTATCGGCAAAGCACTCAATGCCGCAGCGATGTTCGCCCTCGACAACGGATATACTTACCTGCTGACAATGGATCAGGACAGCGCTTTTACCGCTTCCACATTCAAAGACTATATCCGTATTATCAACAATGACAAAGACAGTTCCCATTTTGCTTATATTCCTCTCATCAATGCTTCTGGCACAGACAGCAATGCGCCGCTCAAAGAAGCACAGGGGATGATTATCTCCGGAAGTATTTTTCCGTTGAAAACGATACAAAAAGTCGGTCTGTATCTTGACAAATTTGTCATGGATGCCATTGATACGGAATATTTCCTGCGCATCCGCCGCCATACCGGAAAAGTCATGCTCGTACCTGCCGCCAACCTGAAACATGAACTGGGACATCCGCTCCGGAAACAAATACTCATCTGGCACCCGATGTCACTCAACTACTCCCCGGTGCGTACCTACTACATAGCCCGTAACTTCTTGTACCTCAACAAGCAATACGCCGAGTTCAAACGTCCCGAACTGCTTTGGAAGCTCATTTGGGAGCGTCCTTTCTATATCCTTTTTATGGAAGAAAACAAATGGGAGAAACTGAAAGCACTCGCCAGAGGTATCTGGCAAGGCTGGAGAAAAGATCTCAACCACGACTGTTATTTCAAAAAGCTCAACCCAAACCCCAAGCACCATGAGCGCGAATAA